In Deinococcus aestuarii, the following proteins share a genomic window:
- a CDS encoding DUF4384 domain-containing protein codes for MKKPAILTTLTAALLLPLAAPAQATPRLSAQSIIVNPVQTNLSAQVWVDRDPSGLQTPNYRVGERIRLYTQVNEDAYVYLFNVNPDGSVDQILPNRLSGTNFVRRGEIRAFPAAGDNFTFDVAGPYGLNKVLVVASRRALNLSEISSFQAGQPFATVKPTANSPQRLAQALSIVVNPVTPTPTQPAISQQDWVSDTASYNVAY; via the coding sequence ATGAAGAAGCCCGCCATCCTGACCACTCTGACCGCCGCCCTGCTTCTTCCCCTTGCCGCCCCTGCCCAGGCCACGCCCCGGCTGAGTGCCCAGAGCATCATCGTGAACCCGGTCCAGACGAACCTCTCGGCGCAGGTGTGGGTGGACCGCGACCCCAGCGGTCTCCAGACCCCGAACTACCGGGTGGGCGAGCGCATCCGCCTCTACACCCAGGTCAACGAGGACGCCTACGTCTACCTCTTCAACGTGAACCCCGACGGCAGCGTCGATCAGATTCTGCCCAACCGCCTGAGCGGCACCAACTTCGTGCGCCGGGGCGAAATCCGCGCCTTCCCGGCGGCGGGAGACAACTTCACCTTCGACGTGGCGGGCCCCTACGGGCTGAACAAGGTCCTCGTCGTCGCCAGCCGCCGCGCGCTGAACCTCTCGGAGATCAGCTCCTTCCAGGCGGGGCAACCCTTCGCCACCGTCAAGCCCACCGCCAACTCCCCCCAGCGCCTCGCCCAGGCCCTGAGTATCGTCGTCAACCCGGTCACGCCCACGCCGACCCAGCCCGCCATCTCCCAGCAGGACTGGGTGAGCGACACGGCGTCCTACAACGTGGCGTACTGA
- a CDS encoding acyl-CoA acyltransferase, which translates to MRALEDVQVRAWGYADREVLPATMLRIGAHTGAVVLAAYPADDEAGAAASPFGLAYGFPALKGGQLWHHSHLLAVSPEWRGGGAAVALKLAQRERALAQGLTRMTWTFDPLVTRNARLNLGKLGARAVSYHPGWYALGEDRRAAFPADRLMIEWDLTRPHMERPAPPPDGEVVLEAQGEGPGRPRLDLAGPRLLAEVPTRADTLPEAARLAWRHALRDVLGGYLGGGYAVTDLARQGERAYYVLTRGR; encoded by the coding sequence ATGCGGGCGCTGGAGGACGTGCAGGTGCGGGCCTGGGGGTACGCCGACCGCGAGGTGCTGCCCGCCACCATGCTCCGCATCGGGGCCCACACGGGCGCGGTCGTGCTGGCGGCCTATCCCGCAGATGATGAGGCGGGCGCCGCGGCTTCCCCCTTCGGCCTCGCCTACGGCTTTCCGGCCCTGAAGGGCGGGCAGCTCTGGCACCACTCGCACCTCCTCGCCGTCTCGCCGGAGTGGCGGGGGGGCGGGGCCGCCGTTGCCCTCAAGCTCGCGCAGCGGGAACGGGCGCTCGCGCAGGGCCTCACGCGGATGACCTGGACCTTCGACCCCCTGGTGACCCGCAACGCCCGCCTCAACCTGGGAAAGCTGGGCGCGCGGGCCGTGAGCTACCACCCGGGCTGGTACGCCCTCGGGGAGGATCGCAGGGCCGCCTTTCCCGCCGACCGTCTGATGATCGAGTGGGACCTGACGAGGCCGCACATGGAACGCCCGGCTCCCCCTCCGGACGGTGAGGTGGTGCTGGAAGCGCAGGGAGAGGGACCAGGACGCCCCCGCCTCGACCTGGCCGGGCCGCGTCTCCTCGCGGAGGTGCCCACACGGGCGGACACCCTGCCCGAAGCTGCACGCCTCGCCTGGAGACACGCCCTGCGCGACGTGCTGGGCGGCTATCTGGGAGGTGGATATGCCGTGACCGACCTCGCGCGGCAGGGGGAGCGGGCGTACTACGTGTTGACGCGGGGGCGGTAG